A portion of the Achromobacter sp. MFA1 R4 genome contains these proteins:
- a CDS encoding amino acid ABC transporter substrate-binding protein yields MKKLTAVLLVSATTLLTACGPGDKAPAAGAQAPATPKKVVVGLDDNFPPMGFRDASNQIVGFDIDMAKEASKRLGIEVEFKPIDWSAKEAELNGKRVDVLWNGLTITEERKKNISFTAPYMANHQIIIVGNTSPIKVKNDLAGKVIGAQDGSSATDAIAKDPVAAQIKEVKKFGDNVTALMDLAAGRLDAIVVDEVVGRYLISKRAGEYRVLEENFGTEDYGVGVRKDDTELLAKLDKTLDSMKQDGTAGRIATQWFGANIIK; encoded by the coding sequence ATGAAAAAACTGACTGCTGTACTTCTTGTGTCCGCAACCACGCTGCTCACGGCCTGCGGTCCCGGCGACAAGGCGCCCGCCGCGGGCGCCCAGGCGCCGGCCACCCCCAAGAAGGTCGTCGTCGGTCTGGACGACAACTTCCCGCCCATGGGATTCCGGGACGCCAGCAACCAGATCGTCGGCTTTGACATCGACATGGCCAAGGAAGCCAGCAAGCGCCTGGGCATCGAAGTGGAATTCAAGCCCATCGACTGGAGCGCCAAGGAAGCCGAACTGAACGGCAAGCGCGTCGATGTGCTGTGGAACGGCCTGACCATCACCGAAGAGCGCAAGAAGAACATCAGCTTCACCGCGCCCTACATGGCCAACCACCAGATCATCATCGTGGGCAACACCTCGCCCATCAAGGTCAAGAATGACCTGGCCGGCAAGGTCATCGGCGCGCAGGATGGCAGCAGCGCCACCGACGCCATCGCCAAGGACCCCGTGGCCGCCCAGATCAAGGAAGTCAAGAAGTTCGGCGACAACGTCACGGCGCTGATGGACCTGGCCGCCGGCCGCCTGGACGCCATCGTCGTCGACGAGGTCGTGGGTCGTTACCTGATCAGCAAGCGCGCGGGCGAATACCGCGTGCTGGAAGAGAACTTCGGCACGGAAGACTACGGTGTCGGCGTACGCAAGGACGACACCGAACTGCTCGCCAAGCTGGACAAGACGCTGGATTCGATGAAGCAGGACGGCACCGCCGGCCGCATCGCCACCCAGTGGTTCGGCGCCAACATCATCAAGTAA
- a CDS encoding amino acid ABC transporter permease, giving the protein MDYVLSLLGPLAQGAKVTLTLFFITLALAVPLGLVLALARISKWPLLSRAVNGYIWLMRGTPLMLQMLFIYFALPFVPVIGIRLPDFPAAVVAFALNYAAYFAEIFRAGIQSVDRGQYEGSKVLGMTYLQTLRRIVLPQMVQRVLPPMSNETITLVKDTSLIYVLALNDILRTARGIVQRDFTTTPFLVAAAFYLLMTLLLTWFFQHMEKRYAKYDQ; this is encoded by the coding sequence ATGGACTACGTACTCTCCCTTCTGGGGCCCTTGGCGCAAGGCGCGAAAGTGACCTTGACGCTGTTTTTCATCACGCTGGCGCTCGCGGTGCCGCTGGGCCTGGTGCTGGCCCTGGCGCGCATCTCGAAGTGGCCGCTGCTGAGCCGTGCGGTCAATGGCTATATCTGGCTGATGCGCGGCACGCCGCTCATGCTCCAGATGCTGTTCATCTACTTCGCGCTGCCGTTCGTGCCGGTAATCGGGATCCGGCTGCCTGACTTCCCGGCCGCGGTCGTCGCGTTCGCCCTGAATTACGCGGCGTACTTCGCCGAGATCTTCCGGGCCGGCATCCAGTCGGTGGACCGCGGGCAGTACGAAGGCAGCAAGGTGCTGGGCATGACGTACCTGCAGACGCTGCGCCGCATCGTATTGCCGCAGATGGTCCAGCGTGTGCTGCCGCCCATGAGCAACGAGACCATCACCCTGGTCAAGGACACCTCGCTCATCTACGTGCTGGCGCTCAACGACATCCTGCGCACGGCGCGGGGCATCGTGCAGCGCGACTTCACGACCACGCCGTTCCTCGTCGCCGCCGCCTTCTATCTGTTGATGACGCTGCTCCTGACGTGGTTCTTCCAGCACATGGAAAAGCGCTATGCCAAATATGACCAGTAA
- a CDS encoding amino acid ABC transporter ATP-binding protein, with the protein MIQARNIVKSFGANRVLDQVSLTLEQGEVVAVIGPSGSGKSTFLRCLNHLETIDEGSIDIEGETMAAAVPGGRSQYASDADVRRICRKMGMVFQSFNLFPHMTVLQNIIEAPITVKRLSRAEIVPKAEELLRKVGLLNKRDNYPTRLSGGQKQRVAIARALAMEPDIMLFDEPTSALDPELTGEVLRTMKQLADERMTMLVVTHEMGFAREVAHRVIFMDDGRIVEEAPSAEFFAAPKHARSREFLAHML; encoded by the coding sequence ATGATCCAGGCCCGCAACATCGTCAAGTCCTTCGGCGCGAACCGCGTGCTGGATCAGGTGTCGCTGACGCTGGAGCAGGGCGAAGTGGTGGCGGTGATCGGCCCGTCCGGCTCGGGCAAAAGCACCTTCCTGCGGTGCCTGAACCATCTGGAAACCATCGACGAAGGCAGTATCGACATCGAGGGCGAGACCATGGCCGCCGCCGTTCCCGGCGGACGCAGCCAGTACGCCAGCGACGCGGACGTGCGGCGCATCTGCCGCAAGATGGGCATGGTGTTCCAGTCGTTCAACCTGTTTCCGCACATGACGGTGCTGCAGAACATCATCGAGGCGCCCATCACCGTAAAACGCCTGTCGCGCGCCGAAATCGTGCCCAAGGCGGAAGAGCTGCTGCGCAAGGTCGGCCTGCTGAACAAACGCGACAACTATCCCACGCGCCTGTCCGGCGGCCAGAAGCAGCGCGTCGCCATTGCCCGCGCGCTGGCCATGGAGCCCGACATCATGCTGTTCGACGAGCCGACCTCGGCGCTGGACCCGGAACTGACGGGCGAAGTGCTGCGCACCATGAAGCAATTGGCGGATGAGCGCATGACCATGCTGGTCGTGACGCATGAAATGGGATTTGCCCGGGAAGTGGCGCACCGGGTCATCTTCATGGACGACGGCCGCATCGTAGAGGAAGCGCCTTCCGCCGAATTCTTTGCCGCGCCCAAGCACGCGCGCAGCCGGGAGTTTTTGGCGCACATGCTCTGA
- a CDS encoding DNA-binding transcriptional regulator, which produces MSKLIESLRDDLAALYRAGSIDKVTMRDFDAICPAPVRNFSPGDIKRLREDLRFSQPVFALHLHTSASTIRKWEQGDTRPTGPALKLLNILADKGLQAIL; this is translated from the coding sequence GTGAGCAAACTCATTGAATCCCTGCGCGACGATCTTGCCGCGCTTTACCGGGCGGGGTCGATCGACAAAGTCACCATGCGCGACTTTGACGCGATCTGTCCCGCACCCGTCCGGAATTTCAGCCCTGGGGACATCAAGCGGCTTCGCGAAGATTTACGGTTTAGCCAGCCCGTTTTCGCGCTGCATCTGCACACCAGCGCTTCGACGATCAGGAAATGGGAGCAAGGCGACACGCGCCCGACAGGCCCCGCCCTGAAACTTCTCAACATCCTGGCCGACAAAGGCCTGCAAGCCATACTCTGA
- a CDS encoding type II toxin-antitoxin system RelE/ParE family toxin: MVVLKRRDFSRWQAGEGLSDAALCGAIRGMECGLVDADLGGHLYKLRIARPGRGKRDGYRTLLSARIGSRYVFLHGYPKSDKANITPDERKALQFAGKVFLSLTGATLSGALQAGVLLEVKCEQTH, translated from the coding sequence ATGGTGGTGCTGAAACGCAGGGATTTTTCCCGATGGCAGGCAGGAGAAGGTCTGTCCGACGCCGCGCTGTGCGGCGCAATCCGCGGAATGGAGTGCGGCCTTGTCGACGCGGATCTGGGCGGTCATCTCTACAAATTGCGAATTGCCCGACCCGGAAGAGGCAAGCGCGACGGATATCGCACGCTGTTATCCGCCCGTATCGGCAGCCGCTATGTCTTCTTGCACGGCTACCCGAAAAGCGACAAGGCCAACATCACCCCCGACGAGCGAAAAGCCCTGCAATTCGCCGGCAAGGTCTTTCTGAGCCTAACGGGGGCCACGCTATCCGGGGCGTTGCAGGCCGGCGTACTACTGGAGGTGAAGTGTGAGCAAACTCATTGA
- a CDS encoding NADP-dependent isocitrate dehydrogenase codes for MSLTPKIIYTLTDEAPALATRSLLPIVQAFAKPAGITVETRDISLAGRIIALFPDYLDDSQKLSDALAELGALAVKPEANIIKLPNISASMPQLKAAIKELQDQGYKLPDYPDAPANDTERDVKARYDKVKGSAVNPVLREGNSDRRAPLSVKNYARKHPHKMGAWSSDSKSHVAHMSEGDFYGTEKSALIAQAGDVKIELTAADGSKTVLKEKTPVKAGEIIDAAVLSTAKLKSFLQAQIDDARATGVLFSVHLKATMMKVSDPVIFGHVVSVFYKDVLAKHADALKQAGFDPNNGIGDLYAKIQSLPADQQAAITADIDAAYKTLPQLAMVNSDKGITNLHVPSDVIVDASMPAMIRDSGKMWNAEGKLQDAKAVIPDRSYAGVYQAVIDDCKRNGAFNPVTMGSVPNVGLMAQAAEEYGSHNKTFVIPAAGTVRVTDAAGTVLLEQAVEAGDLWRMCQTKDAAIQDWVKLAVARARATKTPAVFWLDEKRAHDAQVIAKVKQYLKDHDTSGLDLRILDPVEATKFSVKRIREGLDTISVTGNVLRDYLTDLFPIMELGTSAKMLSIVPLVAGGGLFETGAGGSAPKHVQQFLEEGFLRWDSLGEFMALAESLDHLGRTYKNPTAQILAKTLDQATAKFLDENKSPERKVGGLDNRGSHFYLAMYWAQALAAQTEDRALAAQFAPAAAALSEGEGKILDELKAAQGKPVDIGGYYQPNEALASQAMRPSATLNKVLASIG; via the coding sequence ATGTCTCTTACTCCTAAGATTATCTATACCCTCACCGACGAAGCTCCGGCACTTGCAACCCGTTCGCTGCTGCCCATCGTCCAGGCATTCGCCAAACCCGCAGGCATCACGGTCGAGACCCGCGACATTTCGCTGGCTGGCCGCATCATCGCCCTGTTCCCGGATTACCTCGACGACAGCCAGAAGCTGTCCGACGCCCTGGCTGAGCTGGGCGCCCTGGCGGTCAAGCCGGAAGCCAACATCATCAAGCTGCCCAACATCAGCGCCTCGATGCCCCAACTGAAGGCGGCCATCAAGGAACTGCAAGACCAGGGCTACAAGCTGCCGGACTACCCGGACGCCCCCGCCAACGACACCGAGCGCGACGTCAAGGCCCGCTACGACAAGGTCAAGGGCAGCGCCGTGAACCCGGTCCTGCGCGAAGGCAATTCCGACCGCCGCGCTCCGCTGTCGGTCAAGAACTACGCCCGCAAGCACCCGCACAAGATGGGCGCCTGGTCGTCTGACTCCAAGTCGCACGTCGCCCACATGAGCGAAGGCGATTTCTACGGCACCGAAAAGTCCGCCCTCATCGCCCAGGCCGGCGACGTGAAGATCGAACTGACCGCCGCCGACGGCAGCAAGACCGTCCTGAAGGAAAAGACCCCGGTCAAGGCTGGCGAGATCATCGACGCCGCCGTGCTGTCGACCGCCAAGCTGAAGTCCTTCCTGCAGGCGCAGATCGACGACGCGCGCGCCACCGGCGTGCTGTTCTCGGTGCACCTGAAGGCCACCATGATGAAGGTCTCGGACCCCGTCATCTTCGGCCACGTGGTCTCCGTGTTCTACAAGGACGTCCTGGCCAAGCACGCCGACGCCCTCAAGCAAGCCGGCTTCGACCCCAACAACGGTATTGGCGACCTGTACGCCAAGATCCAGTCGCTGCCCGCCGACCAGCAGGCCGCCATCACCGCCGACATCGACGCCGCCTACAAGACGCTGCCGCAACTGGCCATGGTGAACTCCGACAAGGGCATCACCAACCTGCACGTGCCCAGCGACGTGATCGTCGATGCGTCCATGCCCGCCATGATCCGCGACTCCGGCAAGATGTGGAACGCCGAAGGCAAGCTGCAGGACGCCAAGGCCGTCATTCCCGACCGCAGCTACGCCGGCGTCTACCAGGCCGTCATCGACGACTGCAAGCGCAATGGCGCCTTCAATCCGGTCACGATGGGCAGCGTGCCCAACGTCGGCCTGATGGCCCAGGCTGCCGAAGAATACGGCTCGCACAACAAGACCTTCGTCATCCCGGCCGCGGGCACCGTGCGCGTCACCGACGCCGCCGGCACCGTGCTGCTGGAGCAGGCCGTCGAAGCCGGCGACCTCTGGCGCATGTGCCAGACCAAGGACGCCGCGATCCAGGACTGGGTCAAGCTGGCTGTTGCCCGCGCCCGCGCCACCAAGACGCCCGCCGTCTTCTGGCTGGACGAAAAGCGCGCCCACGACGCCCAGGTCATCGCCAAGGTCAAGCAGTACCTGAAGGACCACGACACCAGCGGCCTGGACCTGCGCATCCTCGACCCGGTCGAAGCCACCAAGTTCTCGGTCAAGCGCATCCGCGAAGGCCTGGACACCATCTCGGTCACCGGCAACGTCCTGCGTGACTACCTGACCGACCTGTTCCCCATCATGGAACTGGGCACCAGCGCCAAGATGCTGTCGATCGTCCCCCTGGTCGCCGGCGGCGGCCTGTTCGAGACGGGCGCCGGCGGTTCCGCGCCCAAGCACGTGCAGCAGTTCCTGGAAGAAGGCTTCCTGCGCTGGGATTCGCTGGGCGAATTCATGGCGCTGGCCGAGTCGCTGGACCACCTGGGCCGCACGTACAAGAACCCGACCGCCCAGATCCTGGCCAAGACGCTGGATCAGGCCACGGCCAAGTTCCTGGACGAGAACAAGTCGCCCGAGCGCAAGGTCGGCGGCCTGGACAACCGCGGCAGCCACTTCTACCTGGCGATGTACTGGGCCCAGGCCCTGGCCGCCCAGACCGAAGACCGCGCCCTGGCCGCGCAGTTCGCGCCCGCCGCGGCTGCGTTGTCGGAAGGCGAAGGCAAGATCCTGGACGAGCTCAAGGCCGCCCAGGGCAAGCCGGTGGACATCGGCGGCTACTACCAGCCGAACGAAGCCCTGGCCAGCCAGGCCATGCGCCCCAGCGCCACGCTGAACAAGGTGCTGGCCTCGATCGGCTAA
- the ilvA gene encoding threonine ammonia-lyase, biosynthetic → MSAPSPTTTPDFQAGNASPMEYLRHILTARVYDIARETELDLARGLSARLGNTVHFKREDNQPVFSFKVRGAYNKMRNTPQAALDRGVITASAGNHAQGVAISAARLGVRAIIVVPQTAPQVKVDAVRAHGGPTVTVVQAGDSYNDAYAHAQKLAREQDLTFVPAFDDPYVIAGQGTVGMEILRQHPEPLHAIFVPIGGGSLAAGVSTYVKAVHPGVKVIGVQTEDSCAMAQSLRVGERVILAEVGLFSDGTAVKLVGEETFRLCREYLDEVILVDTDAVCAAIKDVFLDTRSVLEPAGALAVAGLKKYVEREGARGQSLVAVTSGANMNFDRMRFVADRAEVGEAREAVFAVTIPEERGSFRRFCGVIGQRSVTEFNYRIADARTAHIFVSVQIARRGEAAEIMAALTTEGFSATDLTHNEVSKQHIRYMVGGRSPLAGGERLFRFEFPERPGALMKFLSAMAPNWNISLFHYRNQGADFSSALVGIQAPVADDAALDAFLRQLGYAHAEETGNAAYRQFLM, encoded by the coding sequence ATGTCCGCACCATCTCCCACCACGACCCCAGATTTCCAGGCCGGCAACGCCTCGCCCATGGAATACCTTCGGCACATCCTGACCGCGCGGGTCTATGACATCGCCCGTGAAACCGAACTGGACCTGGCGCGCGGCCTGTCCGCGCGGCTCGGCAACACCGTCCACTTCAAGCGCGAAGACAACCAGCCGGTGTTTTCGTTCAAGGTGCGCGGGGCGTACAACAAGATGCGCAATACGCCGCAGGCCGCGCTGGACCGGGGCGTGATCACGGCATCGGCCGGCAATCACGCGCAGGGCGTGGCGATCTCGGCGGCCCGGCTGGGCGTGCGCGCCATCATCGTGGTGCCGCAGACCGCGCCGCAGGTCAAGGTGGATGCCGTGCGGGCCCATGGCGGACCGACCGTCACGGTGGTGCAGGCCGGCGATTCCTACAACGACGCCTACGCCCATGCGCAAAAACTGGCGCGGGAACAGGACCTGACCTTCGTGCCCGCCTTCGATGACCCCTACGTGATCGCGGGGCAGGGCACGGTCGGCATGGAGATCCTGCGCCAGCACCCCGAGCCGCTGCATGCGATCTTCGTGCCCATCGGCGGAGGCAGCCTGGCGGCGGGCGTGTCCACGTATGTCAAGGCGGTCCATCCCGGCGTCAAGGTGATCGGCGTGCAGACCGAGGATTCCTGCGCGATGGCGCAATCGTTGCGCGTGGGCGAGCGCGTCATCCTGGCCGAAGTGGGCCTGTTTTCGGACGGCACGGCTGTCAAGCTGGTCGGCGAGGAAACCTTCCGCCTGTGTCGCGAATACCTGGACGAGGTGATCCTGGTGGACACGGACGCGGTGTGCGCGGCCATCAAGGACGTGTTCCTGGATACGCGCAGCGTGCTGGAGCCTGCGGGCGCGCTGGCGGTGGCGGGCTTGAAGAAGTACGTGGAGCGGGAAGGCGCGCGCGGACAGTCGCTGGTGGCGGTCACTTCGGGCGCCAACATGAACTTCGACCGTATGCGCTTCGTGGCGGACCGGGCCGAGGTGGGCGAGGCGCGCGAGGCGGTCTTTGCCGTGACCATCCCGGAAGAGCGCGGCAGTTTCCGGCGCTTCTGCGGCGTGATCGGCCAGCGCAGCGTGACCGAATTCAACTATCGCATCGCCGATGCACGCACCGCCCACATTTTCGTGAGCGTGCAGATCGCGCGCCGCGGCGAGGCCGCCGAGATCATGGCCGCGCTGACCACCGAAGGCTTCTCGGCCACCGATCTGACCCACAACGAGGTGTCCAAGCAGCACATCCGCTACATGGTGGGCGGCCGATCGCCACTGGCGGGCGGAGAGCGCCTGTTCCGCTTTGAATTCCCCGAGCGCCCGGGCGCGCTGATGAAATTCCTGTCGGCGATGGCGCCCAACTGGAACATCAGCCTGTTCCATTACCGCAACCAGGGCGCGGATTTCAGTTCGGCGCTGGTGGGCATCCAGGCCCCGGTCGCCGACGACGCGGCGCTGGACGCATTCCTGCGGCAACTGGGCTACGCGCATGCCGAAGAAACGGGCAACGCGGCTTACCGGCAGTTCCTGATGTGA
- a CDS encoding DUF1624 domain-containing protein, translating into MASSIPVPASPQHSRLQSIDALRGLVIVIMLLDHVRETFFLHHQVGDPMDVAATPPDLFFSRLLAHLCAPVFVFLTGLSAWLYGAKAGSRGATAAFLAKRGLFLIALEVIVVNFAWTFQFPPTVVYLQVIWVIGLSMLSLAALLWLPRWALVVTGVVLVAGHNALDGLHFAAGHAMHVPWAVLHDRGWLEVSDTLRLRTSYPLLPWIGVIALGYAAGAWFQPGVQAGVRQRRLWTAGLAAVAGFVVLRMLNGYGQAQQWAVQDDALHTAMSFLNITKYPPSLLFLLLTLGLGLCLLVLIEKAQSAAWVRALCVFGAAPMFFYLLHLYVLKALYLAGEGIWGLNQGKYFGVDGMGAVWAISILLAVALYWPVRRFGRLKAARRDIAWLKYL; encoded by the coding sequence ATGGCTTCATCCATTCCCGTTCCCGCTTCCCCGCAACATTCCCGCCTGCAATCCATCGACGCCTTGCGCGGCCTGGTCATCGTGATCATGCTGCTGGACCACGTGCGCGAGACCTTCTTCCTGCATCATCAGGTCGGCGATCCGATGGACGTGGCGGCCACGCCGCCGGACCTGTTTTTCTCGCGGCTGCTGGCGCACCTGTGCGCGCCGGTGTTCGTCTTCCTGACGGGCCTGTCGGCCTGGCTGTACGGCGCCAAGGCGGGCAGCCGGGGTGCGACCGCCGCGTTTCTCGCCAAGCGGGGCCTCTTTCTCATCGCGCTGGAAGTCATCGTGGTGAATTTCGCCTGGACCTTCCAGTTTCCGCCCACCGTCGTCTACCTGCAGGTCATCTGGGTGATCGGCCTGTCCATGCTGTCGCTGGCAGCATTGCTCTGGCTGCCGCGCTGGGCGCTCGTCGTGACCGGCGTCGTGCTGGTGGCGGGCCACAACGCGTTGGACGGGCTGCATTTTGCGGCCGGCCATGCCATGCACGTGCCGTGGGCGGTGTTGCACGACCGCGGCTGGCTCGAGGTTAGTGACACGTTGCGCCTGCGCACGTCGTACCCCCTGCTGCCGTGGATCGGGGTGATCGCGCTGGGCTATGCGGCGGGCGCCTGGTTTCAGCCGGGCGTGCAGGCCGGTGTGCGCCAGCGTCGCCTGTGGACGGCTGGCCTGGCCGCCGTGGCCGGCTTTGTGGTGTTGAGGATGCTGAACGGCTACGGCCAGGCGCAGCAATGGGCCGTCCAGGACGACGCCCTGCATACGGCGATGAGCTTTCTGAACATCACCAAGTACCCGCCGTCGCTGCTGTTTCTGCTGCTCACGCTGGGCCTGGGCCTGTGCCTGCTGGTGCTGATCGAGAAGGCGCAATCGGCCGCATGGGTGCGGGCGCTGTGCGTTTTCGGGGCGGCACCCATGTTCTTCTACCTGCTGCACCTGTACGTGTTGAAGGCGCTGTACCTGGCGGGCGAGGGCATCTGGGGCCTGAACCAGGGCAAGTATTTCGGCGTGGACGGCATGGGGGCGGTGTGGGCGATCTCGATCCTGCTCGCCGTGGCGCTGTATTGGCCCGTGCGCCGGTTCGGCCGCCTGAAGGCGGCGCGCCGCGACATCGCCTGGCTCAAGTACCTGTGA
- a CDS encoding porin: protein MRKFSAGIAVLLAPWAADAQPGAVTLYGVVDLSVAGFSTQERGTAINMQSGVQSGSRWGLRGSEDLGNGLRANFQLESGVLATNGKSAQGGRLFGRAAWVGVSGGFGDLRLGRQTSASSATLADYDAFLASYLITGAQTTLLPYNANRADNTVAYWTPSVGGLRAGVDASLDYDGGGGFQTGTTNKLYSAAIVFDRPGYSIAATYEGARWADGTAQSAAMSKAGADRQPFAYTLAGRAMVDAFTFYAGWSVMRNGSTIPAVQSPGQRSYFPGSTVHGVMAGATWRAGSGTVMASWQASLPGGGSLERDGATHSQQVYSAGYVYDLSKRTNVYAIYGYMRGAWDDPSWHQAQYAVGMRHRF from the coding sequence ATGCGAAAATTTTCCGCGGGCATCGCGGTTCTGCTGGCCCCGTGGGCGGCCGACGCGCAGCCGGGCGCCGTGACGCTGTACGGCGTCGTGGACCTCAGCGTGGCGGGCTTTTCCACGCAGGAGCGCGGCACGGCGATCAATATGCAGTCGGGCGTGCAGTCCGGCTCGCGTTGGGGGCTGCGCGGCAGCGAAGACCTCGGCAACGGGTTGCGCGCGAATTTCCAGCTCGAAAGCGGCGTCCTTGCCACCAACGGCAAGTCCGCGCAGGGCGGCCGCCTGTTCGGGCGAGCGGCCTGGGTGGGCGTGTCGGGCGGCTTTGGCGACCTGCGGCTGGGCCGGCAGACGTCGGCGTCTTCCGCCACGCTCGCCGACTACGACGCCTTCCTGGCGTCATACCTGATCACCGGCGCGCAGACGACACTGTTGCCCTACAACGCCAATCGCGCCGACAACACCGTGGCCTACTGGACGCCGTCCGTCGGCGGCTTGCGCGCGGGCGTGGACGCCAGCCTGGACTACGACGGCGGAGGCGGCTTCCAGACCGGCACCACCAACAAGCTGTACAGCGCCGCGATCGTGTTTGACCGGCCAGGCTATTCGATCGCCGCGACCTACGAAGGCGCGCGCTGGGCCGATGGCACGGCGCAGTCCGCGGCAATGTCAAAGGCCGGCGCCGATCGCCAGCCCTTCGCCTATACGCTCGCGGGCCGCGCCATGGTGGACGCGTTCACGTTCTACGCCGGCTGGTCCGTGATGCGCAATGGGTCCACCATCCCGGCCGTGCAATCGCCCGGCCAGCGCAGCTACTTCCCGGGCAGCACGGTCCACGGCGTGATGGCGGGCGCGACGTGGCGCGCGGGGTCGGGCACCGTGATGGCGTCATGGCAGGCCAGCCTGCCGGGCGGTGGTTCCCTTGAACGCGACGGCGCCACGCACTCCCAGCAGGTGTATTCGGCGGGCTACGTGTACGACCTGTCCAAGCGCACCAACGTGTACGCGATCTACGGCTACATGCGGGGCGCCTGGGACGATCCGTCGTGGCACCAGGCGCAGTACGCGGTGGGAATGCGGCACCGGTTCTGA